tccaacgcgtttgtggcatgtcgattgcattgctgatataatgtacgcatatattatcctgcacaacatgattgtcgaagatgaaggtgtacaactgactagttgggccaatgacgatgctaatgaagcctgcccaagccacggcgtggccgcccccaacgtacgaagggggtacctcacgatgaagtcggccgcctcaaggcacatgccgacatgcgccaagtggatgctcatattcgactccaaaaggatttaattgaagagttgtgggcgcagaggactgcacgtcgttagattttttttaattactgtaattttttttaattaatgtacttttttaaatttaaatattattattgaattttcccgtatctgtgtcgtaaatttaattccgtactTTGTGTgaatgttaattatttattttttataattttgtttattgtggctagcctattgcttgtccagttgtttgtcatgatgatgtgacaggaggagtttttagtgctgatgtggcatgagcaggggcggacgcataaaaaaatatgtttggGGGCTgtgatttctaaattttgttcCAAAGTTATATTTTTGGTGTTTTAGATAATTCATAAGggcttttatataataatttacattaaatttgaataaattttaaaaatttataaaagaaaatagcttaaaaaatatttttattaagggCTTTAGCCCTACCCTATTTTTACATGGGTCCGCCCATGAGCATGAGGAGTTGTGGCTAGTCTAAAACCATTATAGATGTTCTTAGATTCACATAAGAAAAGTATGTTTATGGTGACGTTAGCTATATCTGACAAAATGGACACGAAATTGCTTGGGTCATATGAAGGGCCGAGTTGTGAGTATAAAAACACAATTGACTACCGCAGCATCATTTTCAAATAATCAATGTTTATTAagaagtagtagtactactacccGCAACATTTGTATTGCAAGATGCCATAATTTTTCCAAAGTTAATTTTATAGTTGAGTTTTGATGAATGACAATGCTACAATTTGTGAAATCGTAGATTAAATAGATTTAATTTGTGGTAGTGAATTAAACTATATTGATGAATGGCAGTGTGTTGTATCAAAGTGACATCCCCCAAATGGCCCATAGACCTCATCAGCATACTAATAAATAATCTTCCACAAATGATTGAATAATGACaagtaattaaatttcataCTCACATATTTTTGTCCCATTTCCGGGTCCCTTTTGCCCCAGAATCGCACGAATTTccccccttctctctctctctctctctcatacaagcaagtacaatacaacaacatataGTGTTGTGAATGGTGCAATTGCGGGCAAGGAGAAATGATGTTTGATGAAATCAAAATGATTGGGGAAGAAAAGGAGGTGGTGGCGAATTTGGGAAAAGTGTTGAAATTGGTGAAGAAAATAAGATTGTTGGAGGCAATAGTGGTGGTGCCTCTTGGAATCGGAGTGCTGCTGGCCTACCATCTGTGGCTGATGATCACAATCAAACGCAACCCGAGAAGAACTGTGATTGGTCTCAATGCCGAGAGCCGCCGCATCTGGGTTTCCTGTATGATGTCTGTAAGTCGCCTTCTCCCTTCTTACTTCATTTCTATTTCACTTTTTCCTTTGCTCATTGTTTCTGTTTACCGCGCTCATTCATCCATGTCGATGAAATCTTTGAAATCGTCAAAATATTGATGGATAAGAAATGGTGGGAATGGTtcattttgggaaaaaaaagaggaaattattagtatcattttattattataagttGGACTGTTGggcaatttatttcattttaggaaaaaatggttgaaatatatattttccagTCTTTTTCAACAAACAGAATGCGCCTACTACAAACCTAATCGGTTTGGTCTTATTCATCCTTAACCAAATGGCCAAGAATTCAATTTTTTGCCTTTTGGTATGGAACATTCTCAAATCACTAGGCTAACTATCCCACCTTTCGAGGTGTCTAAAATTTAGCATAGAAAACAGTCATGGGGTATGAACAATCTTAAAATCCTTGAGCCAATTGTTACCTACAAATCAACATGAGGAATAGTTACTTAGTCTGTTACGTTGATGGGTCTAATAACTAAAGAATATGGCTACTAGTACGATTTATTGTATGAGTTCAAAACAAAAAGCTAATTCCAAAAGTAACATAAAGTTTAGTGTAAAGTGTCATCATTTTTTTTGGCTGAAATCTATTATGGAATGTGACACTGTGTAGTGATTATCTATTACTATTAGCAACATTTCATACAGTACCCTCATTTTCCTCGTGAAAACAATCTTTGGTGCCTTTTGTTTTATTGTCAATCGTTACATACATGACATATGCTTTTTAGTATATGTGACATAATCATAATTAAGTGAAAGTTCATATATTTAGACATAATTAGCCTTACAAACAGTAGTAGGGAACCTTATTAGTCTTTGTATTCTCTGTTCTACTACTATATTTGGTCTTCATCTTATAACAAGAGTGTTGCTTGAATCATTGAATGTGATGTTGATGTTAAAAAACACGACAGGATCCAATAAAAAACGGTGTATTGGCGATCCAGACCATACGCAACAACATAATGGCATCAACGCTCTTAGCCACAATCGCCATCACTCTCAGCTCCCTAATAAGCGTCTATGTCAGCAACGAATCGAGCTCCTGCGAAGGCCTGAACATCTCCACCGTCTCCTCTGTCAAATTCTCCGCGGTCCTCATCTGCTTCCTCGCGGCCTTCCTCTGCAACGTGCTGTCCATAAGGTACTATGCGCACACCAGCTTCCTCGTGACTGTCCCCACCTACAGGGACCGCAAGGACGCCATTGAGTACGTAGCGACCAACCTCAACCGGGGCGGCCTCTTCTGGTCGCTCGGCCTGAGGGCGTTCTACCTCTCCTTTCCTCTCTTCGTCTGGGTTTTCGGCCACATACCCATGTTTGTGTGCTGCTGTGTGATGTCGTGTATACTCTATTTTCTTGATACGACAACCAATTTTACGAGGGATTTGTATAGTCAATCTGTGAATGGTGGTGAGGACTTGGAGCCTGCTGCTGTTCAGCCTGCTTGATTTGTGTTGTTTCATCACTTTGATTTGGTGAGAGAGTTTGCAAGATTTGGTTGATGTGGTTTGAAAGGGTTGATGACATAGAGTAATACATTGAGTTGTTAATTATGTATTTCATGTTAGATTAGTCAAGTTTAAAGATCTTGAAAAAAATTGGCAGTTTCACAATTCTTAGAATGACTAATGAATGAATGAACCATGATTTTGTATTTGACAAAATTTTGGattaatagtaatttattaTCAAGTACTAGTACCACTATACTTACTAGTTCAGAAAATAAATCAGAATATTCACACTGAATTCTAAGaataaattgatgaaaaaaATCGGAAtagatttaataattaattaaaacataaaCTTTGGATCAAACAGCACATCAAGGCAGAAACCCTTGatgttgatttttattttctattcgataaaattgtttaaacttaaatggagtattttttaattgagGCTGTCAATTTCCCATCAGTTTTGAAACCCAGTAATTTGTCACAGACTGGTGGGGGACACGTCAAAATTTGGTGgttgatatttatttattttattaaccCTACGATAATTAATATGTTGAGTATCTATATGTAATTGTCTTTAGATTGAGACATTATAGTTAAAGCTTAATGGTAAGAGAAATGTAATAAGgaatagtattaaataaaacacaaaatcCAACAAACGAAAACGCTGTTGATAGAAAAAAATACCGCTTCTTCAAGATATCAATGAATTACTACATATGGGAAACCCATATTCACCAATGtcagaaatgaaaataattaaatacagaTCGATTTCAatagataattaattaattacgtaTTAAATAAGTACTATATtgtataaataaatgaaaatgagcACGAAAGAATCCCGTTATTTACAAATTTTGCGCTTAGATGTACAGTCTCTCATTGTCGAAATTTCTACAAATGGAGAAATTCATAAGAcataaattgaattaatttgAGATGGAATTATGAATATCACTTGATCACATCTTGAAAATGCATACTCAGCACTCAACACTCAACAGCCAACTAGATACATCATAGATGTATGTTATAtttctaaaaaatatttttattttttatctcgAACCATAAAAGAAGTAAGAGAAAACATATAAAAACATTAATAAAGACAGATAGAAAGTAGAAGAGATGTTCCACTAGACTGCATAATATGGTTCTTCTTTTACGCCTTTGTGTTAATAGATGCATGTGCTGGACAAAATAAGAAAAGGGataatagtaatttaattttgatctatttcatgaactttgaaattagATTATTAAACTatgaagtttcaatttttttttcaattgtccCATCCATGCACAAATCAATatctttacaaaagaaaaaaaatatttattttaatgaaacacGCCGTTTTGAATATCGTTAAAAGATGACATTTCATGCATGAAtgagacaattgagaaaaattgaaacttcatgatttaatattcaaattttaaagttCATAGGACAACcggaatttgaccaaatttcatgatttaaatgactattatcCCAAATAAGTACTatcattaattataattaaaaatgaaagctTTAAATTAACAGTATGATAAggttacacacacacacacacacacacttgcaCGTAATCACAgatatctatctatctatctatctatctatctatctatgtTACTTAAAATGTAaacatgaaaaaatgaaattagtgCTTTCCGGTGGAAAAAAGAGAAGTGGAAATGAAGGGAGGTATAATGGGTGAAGTGATGACAGAAGTATAGAGAGCACAGATGAGTGAAAATGCGAATGTGCATTTTGATCATCGGTGCTCTCTATCTTCTGTCAACATCTTCTGTCAACAGATTAAACCTCCTCTCTTTCCCATTTCTCATGCATAACACAACCCCGTTATCAAACTTACCATCAAAATTCAACAATTATCACAtattgtgtgtgtttgtgtgtgtgaaattAGAGAGTGGTATTGTATGTCTCATTGAATATGAGAGACGgctggggtatttatagaatgAAAAGTtagtatatgtgtgtgtttgtgtgtgtgttgggGGGGTGTGGGGTTAGGAATAGGCCAATATGGTATGAAGAAAAAGTAGAATCCATGTAGTTGGTTGTATTACTCTTCTCACGAGTTGGACGGATTGCATGTATATGCACTTGCTATAATTTCGTGCATGCAATTATTTCAATATGGAATAAATTAATTCAGATTTAATACAATAATATTGCTAGTATATTACTCAACAACTCTTCTATGTATACATATTATACTGCCCAAAATTCATACTCTTTAGAGACGGAAGGATCAATATTGATTTAGCTAAAACGCAACTACAGACAATATATATAGACACTTTTACAATTAATTATCATTTTCCAGTTCAATTTATTTTACATGTCACCTTTATAGATCCAACTACTTTTTTATGATTTATATTTCgaagaaaattgaaaaagagAGCAAATGGTACATGATAATAATTGAAGTGTTTTGATATGGTGGTTGAGTTAGTTTTGATTTGCTTTTTGTAACGTGAGTGAAGATCAATTCAGCGTGtacaaatttcaataattcaccCCTCACAATTTATTTACTCACAACAGTTTGAtacttaatttatttcatttataatattttttatactgATGGTTTTTTTTCTGATCCTATAGTGCTAAGTCGTATTGAAGCGAAAGACTAGGCCCCATAtggattttttttacaaaaaataaaatctttgtTCTAGCTAAAATGGTCCACTCTAAATTAAAATTGACATTATAGTGATCATACGAACTAATTCAATGATTTTGTATATTGACTAATATCAAGTTTAGCTTATTTGATTCATTAAATTAAGTTAACAGACATTCTTACATGCAGACCATTTCTGTTGCCTCTTCGTATTTCCGATTCAGTATAAATactaggagtataatttatgaaaaatatcttcatatattcacatagtaCAAAAATAAGATTCATCTCACATCCT
This portion of the Salvia splendens isolate huo1 chromosome 10, SspV2, whole genome shotgun sequence genome encodes:
- the LOC121751688 gene encoding uncharacterized protein LOC121751688 encodes the protein MMFDEIKMIGEEKEVVANLGKVLKLVKKIRLLEAIVVVPLGIGVLLAYHLWLMITIKRNPRRTVIGLNAESRRIWVSCMMSDPIKNGVLAIQTIRNNIMASTLLATIAITLSSLISVYVSNESSSCEGLNISTVSSVKFSAVLICFLAAFLCNVLSIRYYAHTSFLVTVPTYRDRKDAIEYVATNLNRGGLFWSLGLRAFYLSFPLFVWVFGHIPMFVCCCVMSCILYFLDTTTNFTRDLYSQSVNGGEDLEPAAVQPA